From Cherax quadricarinatus isolate ZL_2023a chromosome 64, ASM3850222v1, whole genome shotgun sequence, one genomic window encodes:
- the LOC138854601 gene encoding uncharacterized protein isoform X1 encodes MRVLVVVALCLVVVMVVVNAGDSSGDKRKKSIKNVSSRQGDKVKKFKTRDEGRRRSPGEVKTLNSRIAEKRSKKHKKRKSSKKTASHQGKKIKKSHHTQGKEAIKKRVLKKTKKGCAGRCVANTRCGKESVIEGKCQDGFQCCISNKRRRKSGAKKVSCLLLQHCNKLRGQCQKKKIGCHDDQMMYKNSKTKKYCSGSCVCCVSAPETCPSNSKCNKKKGVCVSDRNDCNGIVKKGRELCGSSSCVCCKSKGFSCKTKQQCLVLKGVCQPASHTCSGNMLLGSTYCSESDCGCCVTNIAEEESLEVLPMEPCLLFARLAESNLRNDSTPA; translated from the exons ATGAGAGTGCTTGTCGTGGTGGCGCTCTGCCTCGTTGTTGTGATGGTCGTCGTTAACGCCGGTGACTCAAGTGGCGACAAGCGCAAGAAATCCATTAAGAACGTGTCTTCAAGGCAGGGAGACAAGGTGAAGAAGTTCAAGACCCGAGATGAAGGAAGACGACGATCTCCTGGCGAGGTGAAGACACTCAACAGTCGTATTGCTGAGAAAAGGTCGAAAAAACacaaaaag CGCAAGTCCAGCAAGAAAACAGCTTCACATCAGGGCAAAAAAATTAAAAAGTCCCATCATACTCAAGGGAAGGAAGCTATCAAGAAAAGAGTATTAAAGAAGACTAAGAAG GGTTGTGCAGGAAGGTGCGTAGCGAACACGAGGTGTGGGAAAGAAAGTGTAATAGAAGGCAAATGCCAAGACGGGTTCCAGTGCTGCATCTCCA ATAAGCGGAGGAGAAAGAGTGGCGCTAAGAaag TCTCGTGCCTCCTGCTGCAGCACTGTAATAAGTTAAGAGGACAGTGCCAGAAAAAGAAGATTGGGTGCCATGACGACCAGATGATGTACAAGAACTCAAAGACCAAGAAATATTGCAGTGGAAGCTGTGTCTGCTGTGTATCAG CGCCGGAGACGTGTCCCAGCAACAGTAAATGCAACAAGAAAAAGGGTGTCTGTGTCTCTGACCGTAACGACTGCAACGGTATCGTGAAGAAGGGCAGGGAATTGTGTGGTAGCAGTAGCTGTGTGTGCTGCAAATCCAAAG GCTTTTCATGCAAGACTAAGCAGCAGTGCCTGGTACTGAAGGGTGtatgccaaccagccagccatacATGCTCAGGGAACATGTTACTGGGCTCGACTTACTGCAGTGAGAGTGACTGTGGATGTTGCGTCACTAACATTG
- the LOC138854601 gene encoding uncharacterized protein isoform X2 — protein sequence MRVLVVVALCLVVVMVVVNAGDSSGDKRKKSIKNVSSRQGDKVKKFKTRDEGRRRSPGEVKTLNSRIAEKRSKKHKKRKSSKKTASHQGKKIKKSHHTQGKEAIKKRVLKKTKKGCAGRCVANTRCGKESVIEGKCQDGFQCCISNKRRRKSGAKKVSCLLLQHCNKLRGQCQKKKIGCHDDQMMYKNSKTKKYCSGSCVCCVSAPETCPSNSKCNKKKGVCVSDRNDCNGIVKKGRELCGSSSCVCCKSKGFSCKTKQQCLVLKGVCQPASHTCSGNMLLGSTYCSESDCGCCVTNIEEESLEVLPMEPCLLFARLAESNLRNDSTPA from the exons ATGAGAGTGCTTGTCGTGGTGGCGCTCTGCCTCGTTGTTGTGATGGTCGTCGTTAACGCCGGTGACTCAAGTGGCGACAAGCGCAAGAAATCCATTAAGAACGTGTCTTCAAGGCAGGGAGACAAGGTGAAGAAGTTCAAGACCCGAGATGAAGGAAGACGACGATCTCCTGGCGAGGTGAAGACACTCAACAGTCGTATTGCTGAGAAAAGGTCGAAAAAACacaaaaag CGCAAGTCCAGCAAGAAAACAGCTTCACATCAGGGCAAAAAAATTAAAAAGTCCCATCATACTCAAGGGAAGGAAGCTATCAAGAAAAGAGTATTAAAGAAGACTAAGAAG GGTTGTGCAGGAAGGTGCGTAGCGAACACGAGGTGTGGGAAAGAAAGTGTAATAGAAGGCAAATGCCAAGACGGGTTCCAGTGCTGCATCTCCA ATAAGCGGAGGAGAAAGAGTGGCGCTAAGAaag TCTCGTGCCTCCTGCTGCAGCACTGTAATAAGTTAAGAGGACAGTGCCAGAAAAAGAAGATTGGGTGCCATGACGACCAGATGATGTACAAGAACTCAAAGACCAAGAAATATTGCAGTGGAAGCTGTGTCTGCTGTGTATCAG CGCCGGAGACGTGTCCCAGCAACAGTAAATGCAACAAGAAAAAGGGTGTCTGTGTCTCTGACCGTAACGACTGCAACGGTATCGTGAAGAAGGGCAGGGAATTGTGTGGTAGCAGTAGCTGTGTGTGCTGCAAATCCAAAG GCTTTTCATGCAAGACTAAGCAGCAGTGCCTGGTACTGAAGGGTGtatgccaaccagccagccatacATGCTCAGGGAACATGTTACTGGGCTCGACTTACTGCAGTGAGAGTGACTGTGGATGTTGCGTCACTAACATTG